Proteins from a genomic interval of Colletotrichum higginsianum IMI 349063 chromosome 6, whole genome shotgun sequence:
- a CDS encoding NADH-ubiquinone oxidoreductase 19.3 kDa subunit, whose protein sequence is MLSSTRTAASMALRAKPTASVIPFRIAAASISSSARKDASPAAAHSTGLVKKERREVPLPSQEGTKGVLQYALTSLDVITNWARQSSLWPMTFGLACCAVEMMHLSTPRYDQDRLGIIFRASPRQSDVMIVAGTLTNKMAPALRQVYDQMPEPRWVVSMGSCANGGGYYHYSYSVVRGCDRVVPVDVYVPGCPPTSEALMYGIFQLQRKMRNTKITRMWYRK, encoded by the exons ATGCTTTCCTCCACGAGGACAGCGGCCTCAATGGCCCTGCGAG CGAAGCCGAccgcctccgtcatcccctTCAGaatcgccgccgcctccatctcctcctcggcgcgaAAGGACGCCAGCCCCGCTGCTGCACACTCGACCGGCCTCGTCAAGAAGGAGCGCAGGGAGGTCCCCCTTCCTAGCCAGGAGGGCACCAAGGGTGTTTTGCAATATGCTCT CACCTCCCTCGACGTAATAACGAACTGGGCTCGTCAGTCCTCCCTCTGGCCCATGACCTTCGGTCTCGCCTGCTGCGCCGTCGAGATGATGCACCTCTCCACGCCTCGCTACGACCAGGACCGTCTCGGAATCATTTTCCGTGCATCCCCGCGCCAGTCGGACGTGATGATCGTCGCCGGTACCCTCACCAACAAGATGGCCCCGGCCCTGCGCCAGGTCTACGACCAGATGCCCGAGCCCCGCTGGGTCGTCTCCATGGGCTCTTGCGCCAACGGTGGCGGCTACTACCACTACTCGTACTCGGTCGTCCGCGGTTGCGACCGTGTTGTCCCCGTCGACGTCTACGTCCCTGGGTGCCCCCCGACCTCTGAGGCCCTCATGTACGGCATCTTCCAGCTCCAGCGGAAGATGCGCAACACCAAGATCACCCGCATGTGGTACCGCAAGTAA
- a CDS encoding E3 ubiquitin-protein ligase has translation MMPGSPSFPDPFAVITVNGDQTKTTTAQKRTLNPYWNESFDLNVNEDTILAVQVFDQKKFKKKDQGFLGVINVRIGDVIELAPDADDQMLTRDLKKSTDNLVVHGKLIINLSTNLTTPARAGQASSSRPSLAPPAQGSSISTLSAPTADARPGSAMGAPNGGPTPGSQVNLPHRPASMTSNGPPPSANGAAAPARQSSTLSPFEDAQGRLPAGWERREDNLGRTYYVDHNTRTTSWNRPTVAGAVEQRNDREAATQVERQRHQNRTLPEDRTGANSPTLQAQQAAAAQNAQNSTMMHTGATSPGTGELPPGWEQRWTPEGRPYFVDHNTRTTTWVDPRRQQYIRMYGGQNNQNGTIQQQPVSQLGPLPSGWEMRLTNTARVYFVDHNTKTTTWDDPRLPSSLDQNVPQYKRDFRRKLIYFRSQPAMRILSGQCHIKVRRSHIFEDSFAEITRQSATDLKKRLMIKFDGEDGLDYGGLSREFFFLLSHEMFNPFYCLFEYSAHDNYTLQINPHSGINPEHLNYFKFIGRVVGLAIFHRRFLDAFFIGALYKMILGKSVVLADMEGVDADFHRSLQWMLDNDISGGILEQTFSTEDERFGVMTVEDLIPGGRDIDVTNENKKEYVDLMVKWRIEKRIAEQFQAFKDGFHELIPQDLVNVFDERELELLIGGIAEIDVDDWKKHTDYRGYTESDEVIQFFWQTIRSWDGEQKSRLLQFATGTSRIPVNGFKDLQGSDGPRRFTIEKAGEINNLPKAHTCFNRLDLPPYKSLEMLQQKLTIAVEETMGFGQE, from the exons ATGATGCCGGGCAGCCCAA GCTTCCCGGATCccttcgccgtcatcacTGTCAACGGAGACCAAACCAAAACCACGACGGCCCAGAAGCGGACACTGAACCCGTACTGGAATGAAAGCTTTGACCT CAACGTAAATGAGGACACCATCCTAGCCGTCCAGGTATTTGATCAGAAGAAGTTCAAAAAGAAGGACCAAGGTTTCTTGGGCGTTATCAACGTCCGAATCGGCGATGTCATTGAGTTGGCACCAGACGCTGATG ACCAGATGCTCACGCGAGACCTCAAGAAGTCGACCGACAACCTAGTAGTGCACGGAAAGCTGATAATCAACTTGTCGACGAACCTCACCACACCCGCTCGGGCCGGACAGGCCTCGTCTAGCCGACCCTCACTCGCTCCACCGGCGCAAGGTTCTAGCATTTCGACATTATCGGCCCCGACGGCTGACGCTAGGCCGGGTTCTGCGATGGGTGCTCCTAATGGCGGCCCGACACCCGGGTCCCAGGTTAATCTCCCGCAcaggccggccagcatgACCTCAAATGGGCCTCCTCCGTCTGCCAACGGCGCAGCAGCTCCTGCACGCCAGTCCAGCACCCTCAGTCCCTTTGAAGATGCCCAAGGTCGATTGCCAGCTGGCTGGGAACGCCGAGAGGATAACCTGGGCCGTACATACTATGTCGATCACAACACCAGAACTACCAGCTGGAACAGGCCAACCGTTGCCGGAGCTGTGGAACAGAGGAACGACCGCGAGGCAGCGACCCAAGTGGAGCGCCAGAGACACCAGAACCGAACCCTTCCCGAGGACCGAACCGGTGCAAACTCGCCGACTTTGCAAGCCCAGCAAGCGGCCGCTGCCCAGAATGCTCAAAACTCCACCATGATGCATACTGGAGCGACGAGTCCGGGCACTGGCGAGCTGCCGCCTGGGTGGGAACAGAGATGGACCCCGGAGGGCCGCCCGTATTTCGTGGACCACAACACTCGGACGACCACCTGGGTCGATCCCCGTCGGCAACAATACATCCGTATGTATGGCGGGCAAAACAACCAGAACGGGACgatccagcagcagcccgtATCGCAGCTGGGACCTTTGCCAAGCGGCTGGGAGATGCGCCTGACAAACACCGCCAGAGTGTACTTCGTGGACCACAATACGAAGACCACCACGTGGGACGACCCTCgcttgccctcctccttggatCAGAACGTGCCGCAGTACAAGCGAGACTTCAGGAGGAAGCTCATCTACTTCCGCTCGCAACCCGCGATGCGCATTCTTTCTGGACAATGCCACATTAAAGTCCGGCGTTCCCACATCTTCGAGGACTCGTTTGCAGAAATTACTCGGCAATCTGCCACTGATTTGAAGAAGCGCCTCATGATCAAGTTTGACGGTGAGGATGGTCTTGACTACGGCGGTCTTTCCAGAGAGTTCTTCTTTTTGCTCTCCCACGAAATGTTTAACCCCTTCTACTGCCTATTCGAATACTCTGCCCACGACAACTACACCCTCCAGATCAATCCCCACTCCGGAATCAACCCCGAGCATTTGAACTACTTCAAGTTCATCGGCCGCGTTGTGGGTCTGGCCATTTTCCACCGTCGTTTCCTTGACGCCTTTTTCATCGGTGCTTTGTACAAGATGATCCTTGGCAAGTCGGTCGTCCTGGCTGACATGGAGGGTGTCGACGCCGACTTCCACCGATCTCTGCAGTGGATGTTGGACAACGACATCTCTGGAGGAATTCTCGAGCAGACCTTCTCTACGGAAGACGAGCGCTTCGGCGTCATGACTGTCGAGGATCTCATCCCCGGTGGTCGTGATATTGATGTGACAAAcgagaacaagaaggagTACGTCGACCTTATGGTCAAGTGGAGAATCGAGAAGCGTATTGCAGAGCAGTTCCAGGCCTTCAAGGACGGCTTCCACGAGCTTATTCCTCAGGACCTGGTCAATGTCTTCGACGAACGCGAGCTTGAGCTGCTCATTGGTGGTATTGCCGAGATCGACGTTGACGACTGGAAGAAGCACACCGACTACCGTGGTTACACCGAGTCGGACGAGGTTATTCAATTCTTTTGGCAGACGATTAGGTCATGGGACGGAGAACAGAAGTCGCGTTTGCTCCAGTTCGCCACGGGCACTTCCCGTATCCCCGTCAACGGTTTCAAGGATCTTCAGGGCAGTGACGGACCGAGAAGGTTCACAATTGAGAAGGCGGGCGAGATCAACAACCTCCCCAAGGCTCACACATG TTTCAACCGTTTGGACCTGCCGCCATACAAGAGTCTCGAAATGCTGCAGCAGAAGCTCACCATTGCCGTTGAGGAGACCATGGGCTTCGGTCAAGAATAG